Proteins co-encoded in one Arachis hypogaea cultivar Tifrunner chromosome 13, arahy.Tifrunner.gnm2.J5K5, whole genome shotgun sequence genomic window:
- the LOC112737752 gene encoding uncharacterized protein: MITMDVKGITWVGNIYKKFENMCLEAEDIICEDAVKYIENQMQTVGTNVKKLYSDVMRDFIPPCSYDLDEKEASGPVDQYIDAWLFERPFQSLKQKPMKEDFKQKKYDSGIHHDSNNDTIRAASDDGTCHSDAMFISSSRSSVRRRNFISHSRHYVETTNIKSNIRIDGNQVNKRVVASKKFDKTPLAETNVCRASQSCETSNEDISPAVGDSKPPSSEVTRCSSIADSCIEIENASSEQSPNVPEFTKSGLSSDRTIQADDCSSSMVVISHPGHKTMQQDNLNLEETCVMVTGDELKLVPKVGDSSKTNKKSRRRVFSLAKKSARKQEYEELAAWHGNGEKLNGDCVEKLDPLPSISEPEWELL; this comes from the exons ATGATCACTATGGATGTGAAAGGCATAACTTGGGTGGGAAATATATACAAGAAATTTGAGAATATGTGCCTGGAAGCTGAAGATATAATCTGCGAG GATGCAGTTAAATATATAGAGAATCAGATGCAGACTGTTGGCACGAATGTTAAAAAGTTATATTCAGATGTTATGCGAGATTTCATTCCTCCATGTTCCTATGATTTGGATGAAAAAGAAGCCTCTGGACCTGTAGATCAATACATTGATGCTTGGTTATTTGAAAGGCCATTTCAAAGTTTGAAGCAAAAACCTATGAAGGAAGATTTCAAACAAAAGAAATATGATTCGGGAATTCATCATGATAGCAATAATGATACCATTCGTGCTGCATCTGATGATGGAACTTGTCATTCTGATGCTATGTTCATATCATCTTCTAGAAGTTCGGTCAGAAGAAGAAACTTCATTTCACATTCAAGACATTATGTTGAGACCACGAATATCAAATCGAATATTCGTATCGATGGAAATCAAGTAAATAAAAGAGTTGTTGCATCCAAGAAATTCGATAAAACCCCTCTGGCAGAAACAAATGTATGCAGGGCATCCCAATCTTGTGAGACCTCGAATGAAGATATAAGTCCTGCAGTTGGTGATTCAAAGCCGCCTTCATCTGAAGTTACAAGGTGTTCCTCCATAGCAGACTCTTGTATCGAAATTGAAAATGCTAGTTCTGAACAATCCCCCAATGTTCCGGAATTCACCAAATCAG GGTTATCTTCCGATAGAACAATACAGGCTGATGATTGTTCTTCCAGCATGGTAGTGATATCTCATCCAG GGCACAAAACCATGCAACAAGATAATCTGAATCTCGAGGAAACTTGTGTTATGGTGACTGGAGACGAACTTAAATTAGTTCCCAAGGTAGGCGATAGTTCGAAGACTAACAAG AAATCGAGGCGGCGAGTCTTTTCGCTGGCGAAGAAGTCTGCAAGAAAGCAAGAATATGAAGAGCTTGCAGCATGGCATGGGAACGGTGAAAAACTAAATGGAGATTGTGTGGAGAAATTAGATCCACTTCCTAGCATTTCTGAACCTGAGTGGGAGCTTCTCTAG